One stretch of Schizosaccharomyces pombe strain 972h- genome assembly, chromosome: III DNA includes these proteins:
- the pca1 gene encoding metacaspase Pca1, which yields MSYNSNPYNGGQYPPYNTYTRPNYSPNNGSQSNNTVHQYQPPRMPPPSTRPQTDGNSNQIPMENVGHISLSSANSHAYAPPSGPPPNTGANSYGNPNYSGPQLPNTQTQSYNLAGGGNFQYQYSTCQGKRKALLIGINYLNTQNELQGCINDVMSMSQLLIQRYGYKQEDMVIMTDTASNQRAIPTRQNMLDAMRWLVSDAQPNDALFFHYSGHGGQTKDLDGDEVDGYDETIYPLDHQYAGQIIDDEMHEIMVKPLPAGCRLTALFDSCHSGGALDLPFTYSTKGVLKEPNMLKESGMDVLHAGLSYASGDIMGAINNVKNIFTSATNGFNNNALQYSRQVKFSPADVISLSGCKDNQTSADTSVNGFATGALSYAFREVVTQNPQLSYLQLLRGIRQVLSNKYSQLPQLSCSHPLDMNLAMVL from the exons ATGAGCTACAACTCCAATCCTTATAACGGTGGGCAATATCCACCATATAATACATATACTAGACCTAATTATTCACCAAATAATGGTTCTCAAAGTAATAACACTGTACATCAATATCAGCCTCCACGTATGCCACCCCCTTCCACAAGGCCTCAGACAGACGGCAATTCTAATCAAATCCCTATGGAGAATGTTGGTCATATAAGTTTGAGCTCTGCAAACTCCCATGCTTATGCCCCACCCTCAGGTCCGCCTCCGAATACTGGTGCTAATTCTTATGGCAACCCAAATTATAGTGGGCCTCAGCTGCCAAACACTCAGACTCAATCTTATAACTTAGCAGGAGGAGGAAACTTTCAGTATCAGTATTCAACTTGCCAAGGGAAGCGAAAGGCTTTGCTGATCGGAATTAACTATCTCAATACCCAAAATGAGTTGCAAGGTTGCATTAATG ATGTCATGTCTATGTCCCAACTGCTGATACAGCGCTACGGTTACAAGCAAGAAGATATGG tTATTATGACAGACACGGCAAGCAACCAAAGGGCAATTCCCACTCGTCAAAATATGTTAGATGCGATGAGATGGTTAGTAAGTGATGCCCAACCTAAT GAtgcattattttttcactaTAGT GGCCACGGAGGGCAAACAAAAGACCTTGATGGAGACGAAGTTGATGGTTATGATGAAACGATATATCCACTGGACCATCAATATGCCGGGCAAATTATAGATGATGAAATGCACGAAATAATGGTTAAGCCTTTACCAGCAGGATGTCGTTTAACAGCTCTCTTTGACT CTTGTCATTCAGGTGGAGCTCTCGATCTTCCTTTCACGTACTCTACCAAGGGCGTTCTAAAGGAGCCAAATATGTTAAAAGAATCTGGTATGGATGTACTTCATGCTGGCCTTTCTTATGCCTCTGGCGACATTATGGGAGCTATCAACAACgtgaaaaatatatttaccAGTGCTACCAATGGATTTAATAACAACGCTCTACAGTACTCTAGACAAGTTAAGTTTTCTCCTGCTGAtgttatttctttatcCGGATGCAAAGATAATCAAACAAGCGCAGATACAAGTGTTAATGGATTCGCTACTGGTGCTTTATCATACGCCTTCCGTGAAGTCGTCACTCAAAATCCCCAACTTAGCTACTTGCAGTTGCTGAGAGGTATTCGACAAGTACTTTCCAACAAATACTCACAACTGCCCCAATTAAGTTGTAGTCATCCTTTAGACATGAATCTTGCCATGGTTTTATAG
- the sal3 gene encoding karyopherin/importin beta family nuclear import signal receptor Sal3: MSSGFPPEVLSPLLNLVQGLSSPDNTVRNDAEKSLSSDWISQRADLLLNGLAILAYQSEDPAVRSFCLVLCRRISFRTLPGDSELEVFSSISNESKQSLQSQLLACFVKESVPTVRNKLCDTIAEIARSIYDCQGEWPELINVIFNAVNSPDESFRESVFRTITSLPRLLSGQDSAVTPLFTTGLADPSIRVRISAARAYSAVILESKQSTRDQVIPLLPSLMNILPPLQQDRDSDNLADCLMAITEIAEVFPKLFKPIFESVIAFGLGIIKDKELDNSARQAALELLVCFSEGAPAMCRKSSDYTDQLVLQCLLLMTDVAGDPEDEAEELQEWLNTDDLDQDESDANHVVAEQAMDRLSRKLGGKTILPPSFTWLPRLIPSQKWSERHAALMAISSIAEGAEKLMKKELSRVLDMVLPLLADPHPRVRWAACNAVGQMSTDFAPDMQVKYPSRILEALVPVLESPESRVQAHAAAAMVNFSEEADNKVLEPYLDDILQRLLTLLQSPKRYVQEQAVTTIATVADAAAKKFEKYFDAIMPLLFNVLQQADGKEFRTLRGKTMECATLIALAVGKQRFLPVSQELIQILGNIQMGITDSDDPQASYLISAWGRICRVLGSDFVPFLSSVMPPLLVAATSKPDFTIIDDEVDESKYSEQDGWEFIPVHGQQVGIRTSTLEDKCTATEMLVCYAAELKADFDPYVNEVLTSVVLPGLKFFFHDGVRSACCKCIPQLLNARILASNRDPAKVNELWEPILRKLLDHIQNEPSVEMLADYFECFYQSLEISGLNLSPSSMEALVAAVDLQLKGFISRVQQREEEAKNGDIDIEEDEDMILAVENDQNLLNEINKTFSVVLKIHKTAFCPFWERLLPYMDGFLSGNDTVAKQWALCMMDDLIEFTGPDSWNYKDHFLPYLAEGIQSSEPEIRQAASYGIGVAAQHGGELYAEICSSALPALFKMLELPDARDEEQIYATENICVAICKICRFCSQRVQDLDKVVTYWINTLPVTHDEDDAPYAYTFLAELMEQNHVAVASQMPTIITILAETFASGVLRGRTLTRLMEASKVYLARFPADQVNSVIATLSVDNQRALSAHF; this comes from the coding sequence atGTCTAGTGGATTTCCTCCTGAAGTATTGTCTcctcttttaaatttagtTCAAGGCCTTTCGTCGCCTGACAATACTGTCCGAAATGATGCTGAAAAGTCTCTTAGCTCAGACTGGATAAGTCAAAGAGCTGACTTATTATTAAACGGCCTTGCGATTTTAGCTTATCAAAGTGAGGACCCAGCTGTGCGCTCCTTTTGTTTAGTTCTTTGCCGTCGTATTTCCTTTCGCACCTTACCAGGAGACAGTGAGTTGGAAGTGTTCTCTAGCATTTCAAATGAGTCCAAACAGTCTTTGCAAAGTCAACTTCTAGCTTGCTTTGTTAAGGAGTCAGTTCCCACTGTTCGTAATAAGCTTTGTGACACAATCGCCGAGATTGCTCGATCTATCTATGATTGTCAAGGCGAATGGCCAGAACTCATTAACGTTATCTTCAATGCTGTTAACTCTCCTGATGAGTCTTTTCGTGAATCAGTTTTCCGTACCATCACTTCTTTACCTCGTTTATTGTCAGGTCAAGATAGTGCTGTTACTCCTCTCTTTACCACCGGTTTAGCTGATCCTAGTATCCGTGTAAGAATATCTGCCGCTCGTGCCTATTCTGCCGTTATTCTTGAGAGCAAACAATCCACTCGAGATCAGGTTATTCCTCTTTTACCTAGCCTCATGAACATCCTTCCCCCTCTGCAACAAGATCGTGATTCTGATAATTTGGCGGACTGTCTTATGGCCATCACTGAAATCGCCGAAGTTTTCCCAAAGTTATTCAAACCTATTTTTGAGAGCGTCATCGCATTTGGTCTTGGTATCATTAAGGACAAGGAGCTGGATAATTCCGCTCGCCAAGCTGCTCTTGAATTGCTTGTTTGTTTTTCGGAGGGTGCCCCTGCTATGTGTAGGAAATCTTCCGACTACACTGATCAACTTGTACTTCAATGTCTCTTGCTAATGACCGATGTCGCTGGCGATCCTGAGGATGAGGCAGAAGAACTTCAAGAATGGTTGAACACGGACGATTTGGATCAGGATGAAAGTGATGCTAACCATGTTGTCGCGGAACAAGCCATGGATAGACTTTCTAGAAAGTTGGGCGGAAAAACAATTCTTCCTCCCTCTTTCACGTGGCTTCCTAGATTGATCCCGTCTCAAAAATGGTCTGAACGTCATGCTGCCCTTATGGCCATCTCATCAATTGCCGAAGGTgctgaaaaattaatgaaaaaagagcTTAGTCGTGTATTAGATATGGTACTTCCTTTGTTAGCTGACCCTCACCCCCGTGTTCGATGGGCTGCATGCAATGCTGTAGGCCAAATGTCTACAGATTTTGCTCCTGACATGCAAGTCAAGTATCCTTCTCGCATCCTCGAGGCATTGGTACCTGTTTTGGAGTCTCCAGAATCCCGTGTTCAAGCTCATGCTGCTGCTGCAATGGTTAATTTCTCTGAAGAGGCCGACAACAAGGTTCTCGAACCTTACTTGGATGATATCCTTCAACGCCTTCTTACCTTGTTACAAAGCCCTAAGCGATATGTGCAGGAACAAGCCGTTACCACTATAGCTACAGTTGCTGACGCTGCagctaaaaaatttgaaaaatattttgatgcCATCATGCCGTTATTGTTTAATGTTCTGCAACAAGCTGACGGCAAGGAGTTTAGAACCCTTCGCGGTAAAACTATGGAATGTGCTACTTTAATTGCCTTAGCTGTTGGTAAACAACGATTCCTTCCTGTATCTCAGGAATTAATCCAAATTTTAGGTAACATTCAAATGGGTATTACTGACAGTGATGATCCTCAAGCTAGTTATCTCATCTCTGCCTGGGGAAGAATTTGCCGTGTTTTAGGAAGCGATTTTGTCCCATTTTTGAGTTCAGTTATGCCTCCTCTGTTGGTTGCTGCTACCTCGAAACCTGACTTCACAATTATAGACGACGAGGTTGATGAAAGCAAATATTCTGAACAAGATGGTTGGGAGTTCATTCCCGTTCATGGTCAACAGGTTGGTATTAGGACTAGTACGTTAGAAGACAAGTGTACTGCCACCGAAATGCTTGTCTGCTATGCTGCTGAGTTAAAAGCTGACTTTGATCCTTACGTCAATGAAGTTTTGACATCTGTTGTACTTCCAGGATTGAAGTTCTTCTTTCACGACGGGGTTCGTTCTGCTTGTTGTAAGTGTATTCCTCAGTTATTGAACGCTCGGATTTTAGCTAGCAATCGTGATCCAGCTAAAGTCAATGAGCTTTGGGAGCCTATTTTACGAAAGCTGTTGGATCATATACAAAATGAACCAAGCGTGGAAATGCTTGCCGACTATTTTGAATGTTTCTATCAAAGTTTGGAAATCAGCGGCTTGAATCTGAGTCCTTCTTCGATGGAAGCACTCGTTGCTGCCGTTGATTTGCAGCTCAAAGGATTCATTTCTCGCGTGCAGCAGCGTGAGGAGGAGGCTAAAAATGGTGACATAgatattgaagaagatgaggaCATGATTCTTGCAGTCGAAAATGATCAAAACTTGTTAAACGAAATAAACAAGACTTTTAGTGttgtattaaaaattcacaAAACTGCTTTCTGCCCTTTTTGGGAAAGGCTACTACCGTACATGGATGGCTTTTTGTCTGGAAACGACACTGTAGCTAAGCAATGGGCTCTATGCATGATGGATGACTTAATTGAATTTACTGGACCCGATTCTTGGAACTACAAGGATCACTTTTTGCCTTACTTAGCTGAAGGTATTCAAAGTAGCGAACCAGAAATTCGACAAGCTGCCTCGTACGGTATTGGAGTAGCCGCTCAGCATGGAGGAGAGTTGTATGCTGAAATCTGCTCTAGTGCTTTGCCCGCATTGTTTAAGATGCTCGAGCTTCCTGATGCCCGTGATGAAGAACAAATTTATGCCACAGAAAATATTTGTGTTGCGATATGCAAAATTTGCCGCTTTTGTAGCCAACGTGTTCAGGATCTTGACAAAGTTGTAACGTATTGGATTAATACACTTCCTGTAACACATGATGAAGATGACGCTCCTTATGCTTACACTTTCCTTGCGGAATTGATGGAACAAAATCACGTGGCCGTTGCCTCACAAATGCCAACGATTATTACGATTTTAGCAGAAACATTTGCATCTGGAGTTTTACGTGGAAGAACTTTGACACGTTTGATGGAAGCTTCGAAGGTTTACTTAGCTCGTTTCCCTGCTGATCAAGTTAATTCTGTCATTGCCACTTTGAGTGTCGATAATCAGAGAGCTTTGTCTGcacatttttaa
- the lsm8 gene encoding U6 snRNP-associated protein Lsm8: protein MSLADFMEQRVQVITNDGRVVLGSLKGFDHTTNLILSDSFERIISMDQDMETIPLGVYLLRGENVAMVGLVNEELDSEIEWTKIRGEAIPDVVH, encoded by the exons ATGAGTCTTGCTGATTTTATGGAAC AAAGGGTTCAAGTCATTACAAACGATGGTCGCGTTGTGCTAGGTTCCCTGAAGGGATTCGATCACACGACCAATCTTATACTTTCAGACtcatttgaaagaattattaGCATGGATCAAGACATGGAAACAATTCCTTTAGGCGTTTATTTATTACGTGGAGAAAATGT AGCAATGGTTGGATTAGTGAATGAGGAATTAGATTCAGAAATAGAATGGACCAAAATTCGAGGTGAAGCAATACCTGACGTTGTGCATTAA
- the pdi5 gene encoding protein disulfide isomerase → MELGAWRSILYIAFLFAITRHAFCKAVNLVHSPEGEEFENILSSVSATVEKKEVNNKLIMPTANRDNQGVREELLVSSFKERKLLNTNSANLRLNSIGSYEMIDFKQINSEFFLSHRQHGFVLFIDSKKKPRQSFYTDSATSIVQLSKKYRNKIKFKSVDCASSLEKCEEIGINSFPSLVYYNNAGQKKVFTAHTPYEVLSKHADLITELDETDGKVYPQSIIRLEEFKNLKANEPVFFLYLHDYGSTPEDFDSLRIFARYLVGFAPLYRTDDEKVIKTLNVTRLPHLVAIRHGVAFSYSERSVSAMRNTFQLIKWASLLKYPLVPELTPAVVENLDSDSYLAIALINPTSQVKASKAISTVQEIGLKWTLKLREVERKQLLTAREKWWDHLRMLKQKGYDDVAFLAAEYSLPLPKNKKVTFVWVNSLQWKTWISHTFHIDPMGPSRFVLMDPSRMFYWDSSAKGLPLTLDDSSLILDTTFRVLAITGEGLPHEFSIPRGYVYLSEIKQYSSLILISLWISLILFVSFLNRRLILHYSFESVHQLKTLTRKFIYSSLLKQD, encoded by the coding sequence atggAGCTGGGTGCTTGGAGATCTATTCTCTATATTGCGTTCCTGTTCGCGATTACGCGCCATGCCTTTTGTAAAGCAGTTAACTTGGTGCATTCACCAGAAGGAGAAGAGTtcgaaaatattttgagcTCTGTTTCTGCTACAGTTGAGAAGAAAGAAGTCaacaataaattaataatgcCGACAGCTAATCGCGACAACCAAGGAGTAAGAGAAGAACTTTTAGTTTCTagttttaaagaaagaaagctGTTGAACACCAATTCAGCCAATTTGCGGCTAAATAGTATTGGCTCATACGAAATGATCGACTTCAAACAGATTAATTCCGAATTTTTCTTGTCTCATCGTCAACATGGGTTTGTATTATTTATcgattctaaaaaaaaaccacGACAATCATTTTACACCGACTCGGCTACTTCTATTGTGCAATTGTCCAAAAAATATAggaacaaaataaaattcaagaGCGTGGATTGTGCCTCatctttagaaaaatgCGAAGAAATTGGGATCaattcttttccttctctTGTTTATTATAACAATGCCGggcaaaaaaaagtttttacgGCTCATACTCCTTACGAAGTGTTATCAAAGCACGCTGATCTAATAACTGAGCTAGACGAAACAGACGGAAAGGTTTATCCGCAAAGCATAATTCGTTTAGAAGAGTTCAAAAATCTAAAAGCTAATGAGcctgtttttttcttatactTGCACGATTATGGATCTACTCCTGAAGATTTCGACTCCTTACGCATTTTTGCTAGATATTTGGTAGGATTTGCTCCTCTCTATCGCACGGATGACGAAAAAGTAATTAAGACATTAAATGTCACACGTCTTCCACACTTAGTCGCCATACGCCATGGCGTTGCTTTCTCCTACTCTGAACGCTCTGTTTCAGCGATGCGAAACACTTTTCAACTCATCAAATGGGCATCTTTGCTAAAATATCCTCTCGTTCCCGAATTAACCCCAGCTGTTGTTGAAAACTTGGACTCTGATTCATATTTAGCTATTGCTCTAATCAATCCCACGAGCCAAGTCAAGGCATCTAAGGCTATTTCTACAGTTCAGGAGATTGGCCTCAAGTGGACATTGAAGCTTCGCGAAGTGGAAAGGAAGCAATTACTTACTGCTCGTGAAAAATGGTGGGATCATCTACGGAtgttaaaacaaaaaggttACGACGACGTAGCTTTTTTAGCCGCCGAATATTCATTACCCCTTCCTAAGAATAAGAAGGTTACATTTGTATGGGTTAATTCCTTACAGTGGAAAACCTGGATTTCTCATACGTTTCATATAGACCCAATGGGTCCTTCTCGATTCGTCTTGATGGATCCCTCTCGCATGTTTTATTGGGATTCCTCGGCTAAAGGGTTACCTCTCACACTCGATGATTCATCCCTAATTCTCGACACCACTTTTCGGGTATTAGCAATAACAGGAGAGGGCCTACCTCACGAATTTTCTATACCTAGAGGATATGTATACCTAAGTGAAATTAAACAGTACtcatctttaattttaatttcgtTGTGGATTAGtctaattttgtttgtgtCTTTCTTAAACCGGCGGCTTATTCTTCATTATTCTTTCGAATCTGTTCATCAGTTAAAAACGTTAACGagaaaattcatttataGCTCTTTGTTAAAGCAAGATTAA
- a CDS encoding phosphoprotein phosphatase, protein MSSLGKLLKLTLLGILLSFSCKFVFGYFNVNQLFDHEFIKVFPNFKGNVEAKIKYPTVVYAIGDIHGDFPNALDVLSAAGVVSPVFPHEWTAGNATLVQTGDVVDRGPDTRKLFRWFNDLHKQAEKHGGRVVRLLGNHEFMNAKGDWRYVHPGDKASYPEPSEENRIIDWGHSGEIGNLLLSEYNVTYKDNTTGSHFMHAGLSPEWAYREETVNELGKELLSHFMSREKIPEYLEDFWAIEGPMWYRGLAQLSEEEACEVALNVTKTLNVNRLVMGHTPQFHGIVSRCEGRILLIDTGLCSAYAGERAVLRISQNDTDSIVEAVYRGKIVKL, encoded by the coding sequence ATGAGTTCTCTTGGAAAACTTCTGAAACTTACCCTTTTGGGGATATTActctctttttcttgtaaatTCGTATTCGGTTATTTTAATGTAAATCAATTATTTGATCATGAATTCATTAAAGTTTTTCCCAATTTCAAAGGAAACgttgaagcaaaaattaaatatccGACCGTAGTATATGCTATTGGGGATATTCATGGAGACTTTCCAAATGCTTTAGATGTACTATCTGCAGCAGGCGTTGTATCTCCTGTTTTTCCTCATGAATGGACTGCTGGTAATGCTACACTGGTTCAAACCGGAGATGTCGTCGATCGCGGCCCAGATACACGGAAACTTTTTAGATGGTTTAATGACTTGCACAAGCAGGCAGAAAAGCATGGAGGACGAGTGGTTCGCCTTTTGGGTAACCATGAATTCATGAACGCTAAAGGTGATTGGCGTTATGTTCATCCTGGGGATAAAGCATCTTATCCCGAGCCTTCAGAAGAGAACAGGATAATTGACTGGGGGCATTCCGGTGAAATTGGTAACCTTTTGCTCTCTGAATACAATGTCACTTATAAAGATAATACCACTGGATCACATTTTATGCATGCAGGTCTATCACCAGAGTGGGCATACCGAGAGGAGACCGTAAATGAATTAGGAAAGGAATTATTGAGCCACTTCATGTCTAGAGAAAAAATACCTGAATACTTGGAAGATTTTTGGGCGATTGAAGGTCCAATGTGGTATCGTGGTTTGGCTCAGCtttcagaagaagaagcttGCGAGGTCGCTCTCAATGTAACCAAAACCTTAAATGTAAACCGTTTAGTTATGGGACATACTCCTCAATTCCATGGTATTGTAAGTCGATGTGAAGGTCGTATACTGCTAATCGACACTGGACTTTGCAGTGCCTATGCTGGTGAAAGAGCTGTTCTTAGGATTTCTCAAAATGATACGGACAGTATAGTGGAAGCAGTTTATCGTGGAAAAATAGTGAAGCTGTAA
- the coq11 gene encoding ubiquinone biosynthesis protein Coq11, with protein sequence MKIVVLGGSGFLGHNICKLAIAKGYEVVSVSRRGAGGLHNKEPWMDDVEWETLDAQKDPNSLLPVLRDASAVVNSVGILMENNYKKILQNPRGPVSHLINSLSSNMFKTGQNPLAPKPEEAKQSKNKVTFEAINRDLAIETAKIAAKANVPVYCYVSAHAAAPGLDPRYIKTKREAEREISKISNLRSIFLRPGFMYNFNDRPFTGALASLFTVSSSINRATSGALNFLGTASAEPLPSEEVALAALEAISDPSVKGPVEISELKSMAHKFKQKSL encoded by the coding sequence ATGAAAATTGTTGTTTTAGGTGGTTCAGGCTTTTTAGGGCATaatatttgcaaattagCCATTGCTAAGGGTTACGAGGTGGTTTCAGTATCCCGAAGAGGAGCTGGAGGATTGCATAACAAAGAACCATGGATGGATGATGTTGAATGGGAGACGTTGGATGCTCAAAAAGATCCAAATTCATTACTTCCTGTTCTTCGTGATGCCTCGGCAGTGGTGAACAGTGTTGGTATCCTTATGGAAAATAACtataaaaagattttacAGAATCCCAGAGGACCAGTTTCGCATTTAATCAATAGTCTTAGCTCTAACATGTTTAAAACTGGCCAAAACCCTTTAGCACCTAAACCTGAAGAAGCAAAGCaatctaaaaataaagttacATTTGAAGCAATCAATCGAGATTTAGCTATTGAAACAGCTAAGATTGCCGCCAAAGCTAATGTCCCTGTGTATTGCTATGTGTCTGCTCATGCAGCGGCTCCCGGGTTGGATCCCCGCTACATAAAAACGAAACGTGAAGCTGAAAGGGAAATatctaaaatttcaaaCCTTCGTTCTATATTTCTCCGTCCTGGTTTTATGTATAACTTTAATGATCGTCCTTTCACAGGCGCCCTTGCGTCTCTTTTTACTGTCTCATCCAGCATCAATCGAGCAACCTCTGGTGCTTTAAATTTCCTCGGAACCGCTTCGGCTGAACCCCTTCCTTCTGAGGAAGTTGCTTTGGCTGCTTTGGAGGCTATTTCTGATCCCAGTGTCAAGGGTCCTGTGGAAATTTCCGAATTAAAATCTATGGCTCATAAGTTTAAGCAAAAATCTCTATGA
- the atp5 gene encoding F0-ATPase delta subunit atp5 — translation MNHIFRRSIPITARLPSLGIRSLATATASAHPPVQLYGLDGSYASSLYTAAVKESKLDNVEKALNKLSGVLQQRPEFEQYISSPWLTREDKKILVSSLTQMTGNEPLLKNFYNVLLDNHRLYLLTRIQKQFSTLMRAKRGEIEVKITSATPLDSKILSRLESRIAKSKYGKGKLLVSNKVTPSIIGGLIVEIGDNILDVSVGSRLNNLNKLLSEPI, via the exons ATGAATCATATTTTTCGTCGCTCCATTCCCATCACTGCTCGATTACCTTCCTTAGGAATTCGCTCTTTAGCAACTGCAACTGCTTCTGCTCATCCCCCTGTCCAGTTGTATGGTTTAGATG GTTCTTATGCTTCTTCTCTGTATACCGCTGCAGTAAAAGAATCCAAGTTGGACAATGTTGAGAAGGCCTTAAATAAACTGTCTGGTGTTCTTCAACAGAGACCGGAATTTGAACAATACATTTCTAGTCCTTGGTTGACTCGTGAGGATAAGAAAATATTGGTTAGTTCTTTGACGCAGATGACTGGAAATGAACCccttttgaagaatttctACAATGTTTTGTTAGACAATCATCGTCTTTATCTCTTAACTCGTATTCAGAAACAATTCTCTACTTTGATGCGCGCTAAAAGAGGAGAAATTGAAGTTAAAATTACTTCAGCTACTCCTCTAGATTCGAAGATCCTTTCTCGTCTCGAATCTCGGATAGCTAAATCGAAATATGGCAAGGGTAAATTACTGGTTAGCAATAAAGTTACTCCTTCTATCATCGGTGGACTAATTGTTGAAATTGGTGATAATATTCTTGATGTCAGTGTTGGTTCTCGTCTCAACAATTTGAACAAGCTCTTAAGTG AACCTATTTAA
- the pgm2 gene encoding phosphoglucomutase has product MDPILQELVDEWFKLDQDETTRNEVSQLIKAEDYATLKQIMHPRIGFGTSGLRAEIGAGFARMNCLTVIQASQGFAEYLLQTVPSAAKLGVVIGHDHRHKSNTFARLTAAVFLQKGFKTYFFDHLVHTPLVPFAVKTLGTAAGVMITASHNPAAYNGYKVYWGNGCAIIPPHDKGIAACIEKNLTPITWDKNLVENHKLADRDFAVGLLKNYWSQLHEFHSENNFSLEMKSLKFVYTPIHGVGLPFVTSALHLFGEQGDMISVPLQDSPNPDFPTVKFPNPEEEGALDLAYEQADANGISYVLATDPDADRFAFAEKINGAWRRFTGDEVGCILAYFIFQEYKNVGKPIDDFYVLSTTVSSAMVKSMAKVEGFHHVETLTGFKWLGNKALELEKQGKFIGLAYEEALGYMVGSIVRDKDGVNALITFLHLLKRLQLQNLSITEVFEQMSKKYGYYTTQNSYFLSRDTPKLRALVDALRHYDTKSGYPATLGSKKITNVRDLTTGYDSSSTDGKATLPVSKSSDNVTFELENGEVIMTIRTSGTEPKLKFYICARGHSLEDSIKNATEVKQAIKSEWFHPQQNGLEEP; this is encoded by the exons ATGGATCCGATTTTGCAAGAATTAGTAGATGAGTGGTTCAAATTAGATCAA GATGAAACTACGAGGAATGAAGTTTCACAATTGATTAAGGCTGAAGATTATGCCACCCTCAAGCAAATTATGCATCCAAGGATTGGATTTGGTACATCTG GTTTGAGAGCTGAAATTGGTGCTGGCTTCGCTCGCATGAACTGTTTGACCGTGATTCAAGCCTCACAAGGCTTCGCTGAGTATTTGCTTCAAACCGTACCATCAGCTGCAAAGCTGGGTGTGGTAATTGGACACGATCATAGGCATAAGTCTAATACTTTTGCTCGACTTACTGCTGCAGTGTTCTTGCAAAAAGGATTCAAAACGTATTTCTTCGATCATCTTGTCCATACCCCTTTAGTCCCTTTTGCCGTTAAAACCCTAGGGACTGCAGCTGGTGTTATGATTACTGCTTCCCATAATCCCGCAGCTTATAACGGATACAAGGTCTATTGGGGAAACGGTTGTGCTATCATTCCTCCCCATGACAAGGGAATTGCTGCATGtatagaaaaaaacttaaCGCCCATTACTTGGgacaaaaatttggttgAAAATCATAAACTAGCAGATCGGGATTTTGCAGTTggtcttttaaaaaactattgGTCTCAGCTCCACGAATTCCATTCCGAAAACAACTTTTCCTTGGAAATGAAATctttgaaatttgtttacactCCTATTCATGGCGTTGGATTACCATTTGTTACTTCAGCATTACACTTATTTGGCGAACAAGGCGATATGATTTCTGTACCTCTTCAAGATTCTCCAAACCCTGACTTTCCGACTGTGAAATTTCCAAATCCAGAAGAGGAGGGGGCATTGGATTTGGCTTACGAGCAAGCTGATGCTAATGGTATTTCGTATGTCCTTGCAACTGATCCTGACGCAGATCGTTTCGCCTTTgcagaaaaaattaatggtGCTTGGAGAAGATTTACCGGAGATGAAGTTGGTTGTATCCTTGcctattttatatttcaagAATACAAAAACGTTGGAAAGCCAattgatgatttttacGTTTTGTCAACTACTGTCTCTAGTGCTATGGTAAAGTCCATGGCCAAAGTAGAAGGATTCCATCATGTTGAAACACTTACTGGATTTAAGTGGTTAGGCAATAAAGCATTAGAATTGGAAAAACAAGGGAAATTTATTGGATTGGCATATGAAGAAGCTCTTGGTTATATGGTAGGTAGTATAGTTAGAGACAAAGACGGGGTTAATGCTTTGATTACGTTCCTTCATCTTTTGAAACGCCTTCAACTTCAGAATCTTTCAATTACCGAGGTTTTTGAGCAAATgtctaaaaaatatggtTATTACACTACGCAAAACTCATATTTCCTTTCACGCGACACTCCCAAGCTTCGTGCTTTGGTTGATGCCTTGAGACATTATGACACAAAATCGGGTTATCCGGCAACCCTTGGTAGTAAGAAAATTACAAATGTTCGCGACCTTACTACAGGTTACGACTCAAGCTCCACGGATGGTAAAGCTACTTTACcagtttcaaaaagttcAGATAACGTAACGTTTGAGCTTGAAAATGGAGAGGTAATTATGACTATTCGCACAAGTGGTACAGAGCCGAAACTTAAGTTTTATATCTGTGCTCGCGGACATTCGCTTGAAGATTCCATAAAGAATGCTACAGAAGTTAAACAGGCTATCAAATCTGAATGGTTTCATCCCCAACAGAACGGACTGGAAGAGCCATGA